Within Sphaerodactylus townsendi isolate TG3544 linkage group LG05, MPM_Stown_v2.3, whole genome shotgun sequence, the genomic segment gggtgggggggggggggggtgggggggggggggggtgggggggggggggggtgggggggggggggggtgggggggggggggggtgggggggggggggggtgggggggggggggggtgggggggggggggggtgggggggggggggggtgggggggggggggggtgggggggggggggggtgggggggggggggggtgggggggggggggggtgggggggggggggggtgggggggggggggggtgggggggggggggggtgggggggggggggggtgggggggggggggggtgggggggggggggggtgggggggggggggggtgggggggggggggggtgggggggggggggggtgggggggggggggggtgggggggggggggggtgggggggggggggggtgggggggggggggggtgggggggggggggggtgggggggggggggggtgggggggggggggggtgggggggggggggggtgggggggggggggggtgggggggggggggggtgggggggggggggggtgggggggggggggggtgggggggggggggggtgggggggggggggggtgggggggggggggggtgggggggggggggggtgggggggggggggggtgggggggggggggggtgggggggggggggggtgggggggggggggggtgggggggggggggggtgggggggggggggggtgggggggggggggggtgggggggggggggggtgggggggggggggggtgggggggggggggggtgggggggggggggggtgggggggggggggggtgggggggggggggggtgggggggggggggggtgggggggggggggggtgggggggggggggggtgggggggggggggggtgggggggggggggggtgggggggggggggggtgggggggggggggggtgggggggggggggggtgggggggggggggggtgggggggggggggggtgggggggggggggggtgggggggggggggggtgggggggggggggggtgggggggggggggggtgggggggggggggggtgggggggggggggggtgggggggggggggggtgggggggggggggggtgggggggggggggggtgggggggggggggggtgggggggggggggggtgggggggggggggggtgggggggggggggggtgggggggggggggggtgggggggggggggggtgggggggggggggggtgggggggggggggggtgggggggggggggggtgggggggggggggggtgggggggggggggggtgggggggggggggggtgggggggggggggggtgggggggggggggggtgggggggggggggggtgggggggggggggggtgggggggggggggggtgggggggggggggggtgggggggggggggggtgggggggggggggggtgggggggggggggggtgggggggggggggggtgggggggggggggggtgggggggggggggggtgggggggggggggggtgggggggggggggggtgggggggggggggggtgggggggggggggggtgggggggggggggggtgggggggggggggggtgggggggggggggggtgggggggggggggggtgggggggggggggggtgggggggggggggggtgggggggggggggggtgggggggggggggggtgggggggggggggggtgggggggggggggggtgggggggggggggggtgggggggggggggggtgggggggggggggggtgggggggggggggggtgggggggggggggggtgggggggggggggggtgggggggggggggggtgggggggggggggggtgggggggggggggggtgggggggggggggggtgggggggggggggggtgggggggggggggggtgggggggggggggggtgggggggggggggggtgggggggggggggggtgggggggggggggggtgggggggggggggggtgggggggggggggggtgggggggggggggggtgggggggggggggggtgggggggggggggggtgggggggggggggggtgggggggggggggggtgggggggggggggggtgggggggggggggggtgggggggggggggggtgggggggggggggggtgggggggggggggggtgggggggggggggggtgggggggggggggggtgggggggggggggggtgggggggggggggggtgggggggggggggggtgggggggggggggggtgggggggggggggggtgggggggggggggggtgggggggggggggggtgggggggggggggggtgggggggggggggggtgggggggggggggggtgggggggggggggggtgggggggggggggggtgggggggggggggggtgggggggggggggggtgggggggggggggggtgggggggggggggggtgggggggggggggggtgggggggggggggggtgggggggggggggggtgggggggggggggggtgggggggggggggggtgggggggggggggggtgggggggggggggggtgggggggggggggggtgggggggggggggggtgggggggggggggggtgggggggggggggggtgggggggggggggggtgggggggggggggggtgggggggggggggggtgggggggggggggggtgggggggggggggggtgggggggggggggggtgggggggggggggggtgggggggggggggggtgggggggggggggggtgggggggggggggggtgggggggggggggggtgggggggggggggggtgggggggggggggggtgggggggggggggggtgggggggggggggggtgggggggggggggggtgggggggggggggggtgggggggggggggggtgggggggggggggggtgggggggggggggggtgggggggggggggggtgggggggggggggggtgggggggggggggggtgggggggggggggggtgggggggggggggggtgggggggggggggggtgggggggggggggggtgggggggggggggggtgggggggggggggggtgggggggggggggggtgggggggggggggggtgggggggggggggggtgggggggggggggggtgggggggggggggggtgggggggggggggggtgggggggggggggggtgggggggggggggggtgggggggggggggggtgggggggggggggggtgggggggggggggggtgggggggggggggggtgggggggggggggggtgggggggggggggggtgggggggggggggggtgggggggggggggggtgggggggggggggggtgggggggggggggggtgggggggggggggggtgggggggggggggggtgggggggggggggggtgggggggggggggggtgggggggggggggggtgggggggggggggggtgggggggggggggggtgggggggggggggggtgggggggggggggggtgggggggggggggggtgggggggggggggggtgggggggggggggggtgggggggggggggggtgggggggggggggggtgggggggggggggggtgggggggggggggggtgggggggggggggggtgggggggggggggggtgggggggggggggggtgggggggggggggggtgggggggggggggggtgggggggggggggggtgggggggggggggggtgggggggggggggggtgggggggggggggggtgggggggggggggggtgggggggggggggggtgggggggggggggggtgggggggggggggggtgggggggggggggggtgggggggggggggggtgggggggggggggggtgggggggggggggggtgggggggggggggggtgggggggggggggggtgggggggggggggggtgggggggggggggggtgggggggggggggggtgggggggggggggggtgggggggggggggggtgggggggggggggggtgggggggggggggggtgggggggggggggggtgggggggggggggggtgggggggggggggggtgggggggggggggggtgggggggggggggggtgggggggggggggggtgggggggggggggggtgggggggggggggggtgggggggggggggggtgggggggggggggggtgggggggggggggggtgggggggggggggggtgggggggggggggggtgggggggggggggggtgggggggggggggggtgggggggggggggggtgggggggggggggggtgggggggggggggggtgggggggggggggggtgggggggggggggggtgggggggggggggggtgggggggggggggggtgggggggggggggggtgggggggggggggggtgggggggggggggggtgggggggggggggggtgggggggggggggggtgggggggggggggggtgggggggggggggggtgggggggggggggggtgggggggggggggggtgggggggggggggggtgggggggggggggggtgggggggggggggggtgggggggggggggggtgggggggggggggggtgggggggggggggggtgggggggggggggggtgggggggggggggggtgggggggggggggggtgggggggggggggggtgggggggggggggggtgggggggggggggggtgggggggggggggggtgggggggggggggggtgggggggggggggggtgggggggggggggggtgggggggggggggggtgggggggggggggggtgggggggggggggggtgggggggggggggggtgggggggggggggggtgggggggggggggggtgggggggggggggggtgggggggggggggggtgggggggggggggggtgggggggggggggggtgggggggggggggggtgggggggggggggggtgggggggggggggggtgggggggggggggggtgggggggggggggggtgggggggggggggggtgggggggggggggggtgggggggggggggggtgggggggggggggggtgggggggggggggggtgggggggggggggggtgggggggggggggggtgggggggggggggggtgggggggggggggggtgggggggggggggggtgggggggggggggggtgggggggggggggggtgggggggggggggggtgggggggggggggggtgggggggggggggggtgggggggggggggggtgggggggggggggggtgggggggggggggggtgggggggggggggggtgggggggggggggggtgggggggggggggggtgggggggggggggggtgggggggggggggggtgggggggggggggggtgggggggggggggggtgggggggggggggggtgggggggggggggggtgggggggggggggggtgggggggggggggggtgggggggggggggggtgggggggggggggggtgggggggggggggggtgggggggggggggggtgggggggggggggggtgggggggggggggggtgggggggggggggggtgggggggggggggggtgggggggggggggggtgggggggggggggggtgggggggggggggggtgggggggggggggggtgggggggggggggggtgggggggggggggggtgggggggggggggggtgggggggggggggggtgggggggggggggggtgggggggggggggggtgggggggggggggggtgggggggggggggggtgggggggggggggggtgggggggggggggggtgggggggggggggggtgggggggggggggggtgggggggggggggggtgggggggggggggggtgggggggggggggggtgggggggggggggggtgggggggggggggggtgggggggggggggggtgggggggggggggggtgggggggggggggggtgggggggggggggggtgggggggggggggggtgggggggggggggggtgggggggggggggggtgggggggggggggggtgggggggggggggggtgggggggggggggggtgggggggggggggggtgggggggggggggggtgggggggggggggggtgggggggggggggggtgggggggggggggggtgggggggggggggggtgggggggggggggggtgggggggggggggggtgggggggggggggggtgggggggggggggggtgggggggggggggggtgggggggggggggggtgggggggggggggggtgggggggggggggggtgggggggggggggggtgggggggggggggggtgggggggggggggggtgggggggggggggggtgggggggggggggggtgggggggggggggggtgggggggggggggggtgggggggggggggggtgggggggggggggggtgggggggggggggggtgggggggggggggggtgggggggggggggggtgggggggggggggggtgggggggggggggggtgggggggggggggggtgggggggggggggggtgggggggggggggggtgggggggggggggggtgggggggggggggggtgggggggggggggggtgggggggggggggggtgggggggggggggggtgggggggggggggggtgggggggggggggggtgggggggggggggggtgggggggggggggggtgggggggggggggggtgggggggggggggggtgggggggggggggggtgggggggggggggggtgggggggggggggggtgggggggggggggggtgggggggggggggggtgggggggggggggggtgggggggggggggggtgggggggggggggggtgggggggggggggggtgggggggggggggggtgggggggggggggggtgggggggggggggggtgggggggggggggggtgggggggggggggggtgggggggggggggggtgggggggggggggggtgggggggggggggggtgggggggggggggggtgggggggggggggggtgggggggggggggggtgggggggggggggggtgggggggggggggggtgggggggggggggggtgggggggggggggggtgggggggggggggggtgggggggggggggggtgggggggggggggggtgggggggggggggggtgggggggggggggggtgggggggggggggggtgggggggggggggggtgggggggggggggggtgggggggggggggggtgggggggggggggggtgggggggggggggggtgggggggggggggggtgggggggggggggggtgggggggggggggggtgggggggggggggggtgggggggggggggggtgggggggggggggggtgggggggggggggggtgggggggggggggggtgggggggggggggggtgggggggggggggggtgggggggggggggggtgggggggggggggggtgggggggggggggggtgggggggggggggggtgggggggggggggggtgggggggggggggggtgggggggggggggggtgggggggggggggggtgggggggggggggggtgggggggggggggggtgggggggggggggggtgggggggggggggggtgggggggggggggggtgggggggggggggggtgggggggggggggggtgggggggggggggggtgggggggggggggggtgggggggggggggggtgggggggggggggggtgggggggggggggggtgggggggggggggggtgggggggggggggggtgggggggggggggggtgggggggggggggggtggggggggggggaggcacttctgcacgaacacaacaggcagaaaatgctttatttccccccACTTTAACATGGGCAtggtccactgtcagggagaatccgcccaccattctgtgcaggttgcccagcaggttgtgggcagattctctgagtgcccaacagggcagtggtgggatccaaaaattttaataacaggttccgatggtggtgggattcaaacagtggcgccaccgcacacatgcacctccagtccctattgggcagggaggttgctttagtaaccccttcttggggctcagaaaaaattagtaaccacttctagagaagtggtgagaactggttggatcccacccctgcaacAGGGTACAAAGTCTCCCAAGCACATTTTTTCCTCGTAACAGCAAGTACGATCAATCTACAGCAACTGTACCATTGTACAACTATCTTAGTGAAAGGTCTGTCTTTCACAACTTTGGAAACAATCAGGTTATGCTATCTTGATAGATACACATTAGGGCATATGGATCGTACTGTTGGGGCAGAAACTCTTGTcccttttttaaataattaaaatattgatTAGGAGATTTATGCATAATCCAGGGGAGTTGGTACAAATACTTTGAACAAAAATCCAACCAAAGGG encodes:
- the LOC125433339 gene encoding basic proline-rich protein-like → PPPPPPPTPPPPHPPPPPPPPPPTPPPPHPPPPPPPPPPTPPPPHPPPPPPPPPPTPPPPHPPPPPPPPPPTPPPPHPPPPPPPPPPTPPPPHPPPPPPPPPPTPPPPHPPPPPPPPPPTPPPPHPPPPPPPPPPTPPPPHPPPPPPPPPPTPPPPHPPPPPPPPPPTPPPPHPPPPPPPPPPTPPPPHPPPPPPPPPPTPPPPHPPPPPPPPPPTPPPPHPPPPPPPPPPTPPPPHPPPPPPPPPPTPPPPHPPPPPPPPPPTPPPPHPPPPPPPPPPTPPPPHPPPPPPPPPPTPPPPHPPPPPPPPPPTPPPPHPPPPPPPPPPTPPPPHPPPPPPPPPPTPPPPHPPPPPPPPPPTPPPPHPPPPPPPHPPPPPPPPPPTPPPPHPPPPPPPPPPTPPPPHPPPPPPPPPPTPPPPHPPPPPPPPPPTPPPPHPPPPPPPPPPTPPPPHPPPPPPPPPPTPPPPHPPPPPPPPPPTPPPPHPPPPPPPPPPTPPPPHPPPPPPPPPPTPPPPHPPPPPPPPPPTPPPPHPP